In Canis lupus familiaris isolate Mischka breed German Shepherd chromosome 15, alternate assembly UU_Cfam_GSD_1.0, whole genome shotgun sequence, the genomic stretch cccCAATATATTGCATATGTAATATTCGtctttaatgacatattttaaatgtatatgaagCATTATAAATTGGCCATTAAGTGAATTATAGTGacttttcattgttaaaaaacaaagcattaaATACCAAATTATAAATGAGCTTTAGTCCACTGTAAACATCTTTAAATAGGAAATAGCAGTAAAAATCTACTATCTGAATATCCTTGTGGATTTTCTCCCAGTATCATTAAAAagtgatagaaaataaatatcctaatGGAAATAGCTGGAGGAAAAggtgaaggagacagagaatttgTGATAATGTCAAAGCTCAAACCAGTCAAATCTATAAAATGTGTCTGATacaaacctatttttaaatactagCATTTGTGTACTCACATTTTGAAGTGAAGTGCACTAACTGATGTATATGAACAactttcactgaaaaaaattaaatataaaacaagccATTTTTGCCTCTAACTCAAGTATTTGTTTATAtcaaaagaagatgaaatttaaCTGATTTTGCCCTCTGTCAGAGAAAGTTCAAGCAGCCTTAAATTGTACATTTACAAAGAATCAGGGCCAAATGCCTCACTCAAAATAGAGCAGGATTTATTCAACACTTCTTATAGAATGTTTAATACGTCTGCCTGCATCACTCAAACTGCCTCTCCTAAGAGAAGTCTCAAATGTGTCAGCAGCAAAATGACTTGTCACTGTCTTCTCTCCACAGTTTGGAGACCATGAATAAGTCAGAGATATCTACTGTGACACAGTTTGTCTTGTTGGGTTTTCCTGGTCCCTGGAAAATACAGATCATGCTTTTCTCAATGATTTTGTTGGTCTATATCTTGACTCTAACTGGGAATACGGCCATCATTTGTGCAGTGAGATGGGACCATCGACTCCATACCCCTATGTATGTGCTCCTGGCAAACTTCTCCTTCCTAGAAATCTGGTATGTGACTTGCACCATTCCCAACATGCTGGTCAATTTACTTTCCAAAACAAAGACCATATCGTTCTCTGGTTGCTTCGCTCAGTtctacttcttcttttccctggGCACAACTgagtgcttcttcctctgtgtcatGGCGTATGATAGGTACCTGGCCATCTGCCATCCACTGCACTACCCCTCCATTATGACTGGGCATCTCTGTGTCATTCTGGTGTTGCTTTGTTGGCTCATTGGTTTCCTTGGACATGGGATCACTATATTCTTCATTTCTCAACTACCCTTTTGTGGTCCCAACATTATTGACCACTTTCTGTGTGATGTGGACCCACTGATCACATTGTCCTGTGCCCCCGCACCCATCATAGAGCATGTATCCCATTCTGTGAGCTCTCTTATCATCATTCTCACCATTTTGTACATTCTTGGGTCCTATGCCCTGGTGCTCAGAGCTGTGCTTCAGGTTCCTTCTTCAGCTGGACGGCAAAAGGCCTTCTCTACCTCTGGATCTCACTTAGTTGTGGTGTCTCTGTTTTACGGAACCATAATGGCAATGTATGTAAGTCCCACATCTGGCAACTCAGTTGCTATGCATAAGGTCATCACACTGATATACTCTGTAGTGACACCAGTCTTAAACCCCTTCATCTACAGCCTACGCAACAGGGACATGAAATTCGCCCTCCGTCAGGTCATTTGTGGAATGAAAATCCTCAAACCCTCATGAATAGATTTTGTGAAAACCAACGATTCTTTTTCTCAAAGTTGGACAGTAATCTTCTTCAAACCCGAACTGGCTTGGTTTTATTCATAATCATGATGGTCTTGTGGTGCAAAGCAAAATTCATCATGTATTTGATCATAATTTGatgtgcttttagtgtcatagATGTGTTACCCTGGAGTTTGCCACCCAACAAAGagatcttaaaaatcttaatatttactTCCAGGGAGGCTTTGACTTTTCCAATATGCAATCTCTGTCCATACAACTTTGTTAACGATATGAATCAAACTTGTTATTTGCTTACATGGTTTTCTAGAGCTTCATTAAAAAGACACAtaacatgggcagcccaggtggctcagtggtttggcgtgacttttggcccagggtgtgatcctggagacccaggattgagtcccatgttgggctccccgcatggagcctgtgtctgcctctttctctttctctgtgtctctcatgaataaataaataaaatcttttttaaaaatttttaaaaagacacataacACATAAAATGACTTTTGCCTGGATTTTTTATAgaatactctggtttctcttcagattgtATAAATCTTTCATTCTTTACTGGATTTTTGGCAGACACCCCACACATCAATGTTGGCTACACTAAGAGACTGCAACTTCAGTTTCACAATTCTTACACATTACGCTcatcaacagtgtacaagggaAGGCTAGAAATTTTGTGCAAGCCATAAGGAAAATTATCTTTGGTGAATTGTTAGTATGCAAtcccacaaagaaaatgaatcataaCAGGAGCAAAATGAATTCCCACCAATAGTAGAGCAAATATAGAATACTCACATTTAGCCTAGATAGGGCTCATGGAAAATAACCAACTTGGACGATCTTGAAAGAGATTTCACCCATAAGCACTACTTGGAGAATAAGACAACCCCAAAAGTGAGTCTTATGGAGTGGGTCACcagaatccagaaatgaaagaagtcatAAGAAGCTAACCAATGAAGCACTGCCTACATCAGGAAACTACAATTTAGAGAgcaaccccccaaaaaagaaagcactccacaagagaaaaatcaacatacaaactTCTGTCAAACGATAGGGAAACAATATGCAAGGAAAAGTCTTTCATCTTTGCTTCTCTCCCACCTGCAACATAGAGTAACCAGAAGCAGTAATAATTATGCAGGGAAGACAAGTAAAAGGGCAAAGGAAAAGAAGTACATCAAGCCTGAGTCAGACCAAGTCTTAAGAAATAAGTTTTAAtttagataaaaaatttaaaatttttaaataaattttaaaggagaTAAAGGAGACCCTGTATTAATACTAAAAGTAATCAGAAAAGCTATCACATTGGCAAAAATATTGCCCACAGATGGAGACAAATAGAACATCAGAAAGTGTTTGAAGTAGAAAtggtgagaaaaaataaagttcctttgTATTTATACCCTACAAGGTCCAAAACAACAATTAAATAacatataagtattttttaaatgctatcgcctatgaaaggaagaaaacccTCACCTAAAGACcaaaagataaatctttaaaagtcttCTAGAGCAAGTGGAGAGCATGATATTTCAAGGTGAgtaaaggaacaacaacaaaaaatgtgggAAAGGAATCAGAAAATCTACTTGGGAAGCTACTAAGGACAGGTTTGAACTACCTACCACAGTTTTACCTTAATTCAGCACTAATATTTTAGTGATTCAGCCAAACTCACTAgctgaaaaggaacaaaaagtatTTTGTATAAAATAGTACGTTTCCTACTACTGCAACTTATCAGATGATGAATATGTAGCTATACCTGTCAAACACCTATTCATTTGTTAAGATTGAATTCAGATATCACTTCCACTGTAAAGCCTTCCCAACTTCCCTAGGTTGCATTGTGAGCCCCTTCATAATACATTCAAAAAACACCCGGTAATTTTTTATCATTGTACTCTTTCAGGTGAGTCTATTATGTGCCTGTCTCTTCCCTCAGAGTATAAATCCTTATCTTTTCATCCCCAGCCTATAGCATGATAACTGATAAATAGTAAGCACATGAAGAGAGGAAGAGTTTTCGCAATTGGATGGGTGAACTAGTTCTTGAATTAGTCCTCacaagaattaaatatattttattcacaaaGCCACttactgtttacatttttttaacatttaaagaacttACCtacttttaaaactacattttgatatttatttttatctaaaaataatatagtcttattgtaaaattttttaaaaatacgtaaGATGGTAAAGTCACACCCTTCTCACACTCCCACTTCCCACAAATAACGAGTTTAGTACTAGTTAAATTTCTATATGTATACAAGCATGgaaatgcatatacatataatgggCTTGATTTCTTTAAACTGATTATATTATACAGACTATTTCACAGCTGTTATTTATTCTAAAGTTTTGTAATTTTCTACGCAAGTATAATACTAATAGAtatgcttcattctttttcagtttAATAGTGCCCTCTTGTGTGAATAAATCataactttaatttttccccaattGATAGACACACattgttttaaagtgttttgttCTCACATAAGTTCTGGCAAAACTGTCCTACAAAACAATGCTAAAGGGAGTCCTTCAAGGTAGAAATGAAAGGACAATAGACAGTAGCTTAAAGCCAAATGAAGATATAAAAAACatttgtgatgaacactgggtattatgtgtaaatgatgaatcactaaattctactcctgaaactaatattacactatatgttaactactggaatttaaataaaaacttgaaactaaaaaaagattaaaaaacactaatagggatccctgggtggtgcagcggtttggcgcctgcctttggcccagggcgcgatcctggagacccggggtcgaatcccacgtcgggctcccggtgcatggagcctgcttctcccttggcctgtgtctctgcctctctctctctctctctctgtgactatcataaataaattaaaatttaaaaaataaaaaaaataaaaataatttttaaaaacactaataaaggtaactacataaataaatataaaagccagtaatattatatttttttgtttgtaactttttttcttcatgacaTAAGGcacaaatgcagaaaataattttaaatctatgttcatcttgccttcatggatgtatcttgcaagaagttcctgtggccaagttcaaaaagggtattgcctgtgttctcctctgggattttgatggaatcttgtctcacacttagatcttttgtccatttttagtgtatctttgtgtctggtgtaagagaattgtccagtttcattcttctgcacgtggctgtccaattttctcagcaccatttattgaagagactgtcctttttccagtggatagtctttcctgctttgatgaatattagttgaccataaagttgagggtccacttctggattctctattctgttccattgatctgtgtgtctgtttttgtgccagtaccacactgtctagatgaccacagctttgtaggacaacctgaaatctgtcattgtgatgcccccagctatggttttcttttttatattcccctggctattcggggtcttttctgattccacacaaatgttaAGATGATtcgttccaactctctgaagaaagtccatgatattgtGATAGGGAtagcattaaacatgtaaattgccctgggtaggcattttcacaatattaattcttccaatccatgaacatggaatatttttccatctctttgtgtcttcctcaatttctttcagaagtgttctatagcttttagggtatagatcctttacctctttggttaggtttattcctaggtatcttatgcttttgggtgcagttgtaaatgggattgactccttaatttctctttcttcagtctcattgttagtgtatagaagtgccactgacttctgggcattgattttgtattctgccacactgccaaattgctgtgtgagttctagcaatcttggggtggagtcttttgggttttctatgtacagtatcatgtcatctgcgaagagagAGACTTTGACttgcactgctggggatctaccccaaagatacagatgcaatgaaacaccgggacacctgcaccccgatgtttatagcagcaatgtccacaatagccaaactgtggaagaagcctcagtgtccattgaaagatgatggataaagaagatgtggtttatgtatacaatgaaatattcctcagccattagaaacgacaaatacccaccatttgcttcgatgtggatggaactggagggtatgatgctgagtgaactaagtcaatcagagaaggacaaacattatatggtctcattcatttggggaatataaaaaatagtgaaagggaataaaggggaaaggaaaaaaatgagtgggaaatatcagaaagggagatagaacatgagtgactcctaaccctgggaaacgaactaggggtggtggaaggggaggtgggcagggggtgggggtgactgggtgacgggcactgaggggggcacttgacgggatgagcactgggtgttattgatatgttggcaaattgaacaccaataaaaattttattttaaaaagtaaatatataaatatgtatgtatgtatgtatgtacatacgtacataccaaaaagaataaaatacccaggaataaatttaaccaaggaggtgaaagacctgcactctgaaactataaaacaatgatggaaaaaaaaaactaatgctgatacaaacaaatgggaagatattccatgcttatgtaCAGGATGAAcccatattgttaaaatgtccatactacccaaaacaatctacagattcaatgcaatccctatcaaaataccaaaaacatttttcacagaactaaaacaaataatcctaaaatttgtatgaaaccacaaaggacccccaatagccaaagcaatcttgaaaagaataaagctggCAGTATCACAATTCcatat encodes the following:
- the OR11H7 gene encoding olfactory receptor 11H7 gives rise to the protein MNKSEISTVTQFVLLGFPGPWKIQIMLFSMILLVYILTLTGNTAIICAVRWDHRLHTPMYVLLANFSFLEIWYVTCTIPNMLVNLLSKTKTISFSGCFAQFYFFFSLGTTECFFLCVMAYDRYLAICHPLHYPSIMTGHLCVILVLLCWLIGFLGHGITIFFISQLPFCGPNIIDHFLCDVDPLITLSCAPAPIIEHVSHSVSSLIIILTILYILGSYALVLRAVLQVPSSAGRQKAFSTSGSHLVVVSLFYGTIMAMYVSPTSGNSVAMHKVITLIYSVVTPVLNPFIYSLRNRDMKFALRQVICGMKILKPS